The Ammoniphilus oxalaticus genome contains a region encoding:
- a CDS encoding PstS family phosphate ABC transporter substrate-binding protein produces MKVFSSILITGGIAFAGFIAMFFAAFSQDAPFFMPFVVTVSVIIAIFSNLVIWGQANKKWFKWGLVSFISLSVISVGGYKINQKRIEDLQIMSRQDVDLSQYTPNHPNSRAVRLQEEPTFKIKDNPPRLDGSTALYPVFAGFAQAVYPEKEYNPYDSAVVSTQTSHAYERLLRDEVDLIFVPEPSKKYIELAKERGKELKMVPFGKEAFVFFTHVNNNVDTLTVEQIRGIYSGNIRNWKEVGGGNGAIEAFQRPEESGSQQALIRFMGDEPIMKPSTERVAAGMGGIIDQVAEYQNKENAIGYSFRYFSEQMVQNGAIRNIAVNGVPPTKETIRDGTYPITSDFYIVTAGSDNPHLESFIEWILSEQGQTVVEETGYVSASGK; encoded by the coding sequence ATGAAGGTTTTTAGTTCGATTTTAATAACAGGCGGTATTGCATTCGCAGGTTTTATTGCTATGTTTTTTGCGGCTTTTTCGCAGGACGCGCCTTTTTTTATGCCATTTGTGGTTACTGTTTCTGTGATCATCGCGATTTTTTCAAATTTAGTCATTTGGGGGCAAGCGAATAAAAAGTGGTTTAAGTGGGGTTTGGTTTCTTTTATTAGCTTGAGTGTGATCAGTGTCGGGGGCTATAAAATCAATCAAAAGCGAATCGAAGATTTGCAGATTATGAGCAGGCAGGATGTCGATTTAAGCCAGTATACTCCGAATCATCCGAATAGCCGAGCGGTCCGTTTGCAAGAGGAACCAACTTTTAAAATTAAAGACAATCCCCCGCGACTAGACGGGTCAACAGCGTTATACCCCGTGTTTGCGGGTTTTGCGCAAGCGGTTTACCCAGAAAAAGAATACAACCCTTACGACAGCGCGGTCGTTTCGACTCAAACATCGCATGCGTATGAACGCTTATTACGTGACGAAGTCGATCTCATATTCGTTCCGGAGCCTTCAAAGAAGTACATAGAACTAGCGAAGGAACGAGGAAAAGAATTGAAAATGGTCCCGTTCGGCAAAGAAGCTTTTGTCTTTTTCACGCATGTCAATAACAACGTCGATACGTTAACGGTCGAACAGATCAGAGGAATTTACTCGGGTAACATCCGAAATTGGAAAGAAGTTGGCGGAGGAAATGGGGCGATCGAAGCTTTTCAGCGGCCAGAAGAAAGCGGCAGTCAGCAAGCGCTCATTCGGTTTATGGGAGATGAACCGATCATGAAGCCAAGCACCGAACGTGTCGCCGCGGGGATGGGCGGAATTATCGATCAAGTTGCGGAATACCAGAACAAAGAAAATGCAATTGGGTATTCTTTCCGTTACTTTTCGGAACAAATGGTCCAAAATGGAGCGATTCGTAATATCGCTGTAAATGGGGTTCCGCCGACGAAAGAAACGATTCGCGACGGTACGTATCCAATTACTTCAGATTTTTATATTGTGACCGCGGGTAGCGATAATCCCCATCTTGAATCGTTCATCGAGTGGATTTTATCTGAGCAAGGTCAAACAGTTGTGGAAGAAACGGGCTATGTCAGCGCGTCTGGAAAGTAG